The Chloroflexus aggregans DSM 9485 genome segment CTGATGCGTTAGCGTTAGCCCGCGAGCTGGCGTGGCGATTACCAAACGAATTAGGCCTTCGTCCGGCTCAGATCGGCTGGGATTTTGGCTTGGGCGTCTTTATTCGGACCGAACAAGATCAAATGGTGGTTTTTGGACGGAGCGAGCGCCTTACCCGTAAATTAATGATCTTGGCGTATCTGCTTAACGACGGTACGCCGTTTACCTATTTGGATTTACGACCGATGAACCCTTTTTATCAGAACCGCACCGACGGTAGGTCGTAAGCTGCGGCTCCGGTAGGCAGTGAGGCAACTATGGCACGTACCATGGCACGAACCATTGTCGGTATAGATGTTGGTACAAGCAAAATCTGTACCATTGTCGGCCAGGCCGGCGATGGTCGGCGACTGAATATTCTCGGTGTGGGGACGGTGCCCAGCCGAGGGATTGATAAAGGTGTGGTTGTGAATATTGATGACGCAGCTTCGGCCATCGAAACAAGTATCGAAAAGGCTGAACGTGCGAGTGGTTTTCGGATCAACCATGCCTTTGTCGGCATTGCCGGTCGCCATATTTCATCGCTGAACAGCCGTGGGGTTGCAGCAGTGCAGAATCCCGATGGTATATCGCGGCAAGATGTGGCCCGCGCTATCGAAGCGGCGCAGGCGGTAGCATTACCGACTCAGCGGGAAATCATTCATATCATTCCACGCGCCTACGTTATTGATGGTAACGAAGGTATTCGCGACCCGATAGGGATGAGTGGGTTACGACTAGAAGTAGAAACCCATATCATCACCGGCGAGGCAATGGCGATCCAAAACCTGATCCGCAGCGTGGAACGAGCCGGTGTGCAGATTGACGATCTCGTGTTGCAACCGTTGGCAGCAGCGGAAGCCGTGCTTAGCGATGAAGATAAAGAGCAAGGAGTTATGCTGATTGACATCGGTGGGGCGACGACCGATCTTGCGATCTTTGCCCATGGCGGGGTGTGGCATACCGGTGTGATACCGGTTGGTGGGCAGCACTTTACCAACGATATCGTCTATGTGCTGCACACACCACCCAACACCGCCGAATATCTCAAACTGCGCTACGGCAGTGCGCTGGCCGGCAACCCACCGGCGCCGGATGATGAGAGTGATCTGATCGATGCTGACACGCTAACGGTCGGCGAAAAACAGCGGATCAGTGCGCATTTACTCAAACAAGTGTTGCAGGCACGCGCCGAGGAATTGATCGAGTTGATCGTCGCCGAAGCGCGACGGAGCGGGTACGATGGTATGTTGCCGGCCGGGATTGTTTTGACCGGCGGCGGTGCGCAGCTCAACCGGTTTGATGAGCTACTCCGCGAAGATTTGGGTTTACCGGTCCGAATCGGGATTCCCGGTGGTTTGGGTGGCGTTCACGACGCACTCGACTCACCGGCATATGCGACCGCAGTAGGGCTTTTGCGGTGGGGAATGCGGTATGGTGGGCGGCCACCTGAGCAAACTCCATCTGATGATATGACATTGTACGAGCGCTTCCGCCGCTGGGTGCGCGAATTGTTGCCATAATCACCACCAAGGAGGTTCGCACATGGTTGACCGAAGCAGTAATGGCTTCTCACTCGAAGATTTTGCTCAGATCAAAGTTGTTGGTGTTGGCGGCGGCGGCAGCAATGCAGTAGATCGCATGATTGCCGCCGGGGTGCAGGGGGTTGAGTTCATCACCGTTAATACCGATGTGCAGGCATTGATGCACTCGTTAGCACCGGTACGCATCCGGATCGGTGACAAACTAACCCGCGGTCTTGGCAGCGGTGGTAATCCGGTCATCGGTCAAAAAGCTGCGGAGGAAAATCAAGAAGACATTTACGAGCAGTTGAAGGGCGCCGATATGGTCTTTGTTGCCGCCGGTATGGGTGGTGGCACCGGTACCGGTGCCTCACCAATCATCGCCGGTATTGCCCACGATCTCGGTGCATTGACGGTTGGTGTTGTGACCCGTCCCTTTACGTTTGAAGGGAATCATCGGCGTAAAGTAGCCGAAGCCGGAATTGAGCAGTTGCGCCCGGTGGTTGATACATTAATCGTTATTCCGAATGATCGCCTGTTGCAGACGGCCAGTAAGAATACGACGTTCCAGCAGGCTTTCATGATGGCCGATGATGTATTGCGTCAAGGTATTCAGGGCATCTCCGACCTGATCACGCAGCGTGGTCTGATTAACGTTGATTTCGCCGATGTTAAGACCATTATGGCGCAGCAGGGTTCGGCGTTGATGGCAGTTGGTTATGGGAAAGGCGATACTCGTGCGCTTGATGCGGTGAATCAGGCGATTGCCAGCCCCTTGCTCGAGGTGAGTATTGATGGCGCGAAGGGTGTCCTCTTCAACATCACCGGTGGTGAAGATTTGGGAATTATGGAGGTCTACGAGGCGGCTGATATTGTGGCGAAGCAGGTCGATCCTGATGCCAACATTATCATCGGTGCGGTAATCGATCCGAACTTCCCGCCCGGCGAGATCAAGATT includes the following:
- the ftsA gene encoding cell division protein FtsA — protein: MARTMARTIVGIDVGTSKICTIVGQAGDGRRLNILGVGTVPSRGIDKGVVVNIDDAASAIETSIEKAERASGFRINHAFVGIAGRHISSLNSRGVAAVQNPDGISRQDVARAIEAAQAVALPTQREIIHIIPRAYVIDGNEGIRDPIGMSGLRLEVETHIITGEAMAIQNLIRSVERAGVQIDDLVLQPLAAAEAVLSDEDKEQGVMLIDIGGATTDLAIFAHGGVWHTGVIPVGGQHFTNDIVYVLHTPPNTAEYLKLRYGSALAGNPPAPDDESDLIDADTLTVGEKQRISAHLLKQVLQARAEELIELIVAEARRSGYDGMLPAGIVLTGGGAQLNRFDELLREDLGLPVRIGIPGGLGGVHDALDSPAYATAVGLLRWGMRYGGRPPEQTPSDDMTLYERFRRWVRELLP
- the ftsZ gene encoding cell division protein FtsZ — its product is MVDRSSNGFSLEDFAQIKVVGVGGGGSNAVDRMIAAGVQGVEFITVNTDVQALMHSLAPVRIRIGDKLTRGLGSGGNPVIGQKAAEENQEDIYEQLKGADMVFVAAGMGGGTGTGASPIIAGIAHDLGALTVGVVTRPFTFEGNHRRKVAEAGIEQLRPVVDTLIVIPNDRLLQTASKNTTFQQAFMMADDVLRQGIQGISDLITQRGLINVDFADVKTIMAQQGSALMAVGYGKGDTRALDAVNQAIASPLLEVSIDGAKGVLFNITGGEDLGIMEVYEAADIVAKQVDPDANIIIGAVIDPNFPPGEIKITLIATGFDVNRNSNVQRTRSYPTAATSTGQATGQIGGPSAQRPKQPTPPPTQPPVQPVRPAISNDDLDIPPFLRGRDRNRQR